A region of Sulfuricella denitrificans skB26 DNA encodes the following proteins:
- a CDS encoding septal ring lytic transglycosylase RlpA family protein yields the protein MKTSRWFLFVPLAALLVGCGSVAPRQDAPVVSRQEKSAVVTKKGGGYYLDDGPGDNPPANLDAIPDAEPKVEPLHKAATRPYTVLGQTYTPDTYLKPYKETGVASWYGRRYHGQKTSIGEVYDMYGMTAAHPTLAIPSYVRVTNLQNSKSVIVRVNDRGPFHSDRLIDLSYTAAYKLGVLAGGSTRVEVETIDPANYTAAAKPAEAPITASLADKGGVVAVPEAPLQPAATTGHYVQLGAFGAQDNAESFRGRLKIELAQLADKLQIHSSDGLFRVRAGPFQTLAEASQIAAEIKNSLNIKTVLTTR from the coding sequence ATGAAAACGTCCCGCTGGTTCTTGTTTGTTCCACTTGCCGCCCTTCTGGTTGGTTGCGGCAGCGTCGCGCCACGGCAGGATGCTCCGGTTGTTTCCAGACAGGAAAAATCGGCTGTGGTGACTAAAAAAGGGGGCGGTTATTACCTCGACGACGGCCCGGGTGATAACCCGCCAGCCAATCTCGATGCCATTCCCGATGCCGAACCGAAAGTAGAACCTTTGCACAAGGCCGCCACCCGGCCTTACACCGTACTGGGCCAGACCTATACCCCCGATACTTACCTCAAGCCCTACAAGGAAACCGGCGTGGCTTCATGGTATGGCCGGCGCTATCATGGTCAGAAAACCTCGATCGGAGAGGTCTACGACATGTACGGTATGACTGCAGCACACCCTACTTTGGCCATCCCGAGTTATGTCCGCGTCACCAACCTGCAGAACAGCAAATCGGTAATCGTGCGGGTCAACGACCGTGGCCCGTTCCATAGCGACCGCCTGATCGATTTGTCCTACACTGCAGCCTACAAGCTGGGCGTGCTCGCAGGGGGCAGCACCCGGGTTGAGGTGGAGACGATCGATCCAGCCAATTACACTGCCGCAGCAAAACCGGCTGAAGCGCCGATCACCGCTTCCTTGGCCGACAAGGGGGGCGTTGTCGCGGTGCCGGAGGCGCCTTTGCAGCCGGCAGCGACTACCGGCCACTATGTCCAGCTCGGTGCGTTCGGCGCGCAGGATAATGCGGAATCTTTCCGTGGCAGGCTTAAGATTGAGCTGGCCCAGCTGGCCGACAAGTTGCAAATCCATTCTTCAGATGGCCTGTTCCGGGTGCGCGCCGGGCCGTTCCAGACCCTGGCCGAAGCCAGTCAGATTGCAGCCGAGATCAAGAATTCGCTCAACATCAAAACAGTGTTGACCACCCGCTAA
- a CDS encoding D-alanyl-D-alanine carboxypeptidase family protein, protein MMKKFLTFALLFAVLPALASSPAISLPPAPDIAARSYILVDFFSGQTLLQRGGDERIEPASLTKLMTAYLTFSALRQGVIASAQALPVSERAWRAEGSRMFIQPSTPVVVDDLIRGMIVQSGNDACIALAEGIAGSEEEFVRRMNLEAQRMGMKSTHFMNSTGLPNPQHYTTARDLSLLARAIIRDFPDYYPLYSQKEFKYNNISQANRNRLLWQDPTVDGMKTGHTESAGFCLIASAKRDTRRLLSVVLGTTSESMRASESQKLLNYGFQNFDTHHLYQKGQVVSSLPVWKGSENILKAGVAQDVYVSLPKGQYARLKASLVSKQPLLAPLSAGQEVGTIRLMLDDKPYADYPLVALEGVARANFFKRSWDGVKLWFK, encoded by the coding sequence ATGATGAAAAAATTCCTTACGTTTGCACTGCTATTTGCTGTTCTTCCGGCGCTTGCATCATCTCCCGCCATTTCCCTGCCCCCAGCGCCGGACATTGCCGCCAGAAGTTACATCCTGGTGGACTTTTTCAGCGGGCAGACGTTGCTTCAGCGAGGCGGGGACGAACGGATAGAGCCCGCTTCGCTAACCAAGCTGATGACGGCCTACCTGACTTTTTCCGCCCTGCGTCAGGGTGTGATCGCGTCTGCCCAGGCGTTGCCGGTGTCAGAGCGGGCCTGGCGTGCCGAGGGTTCACGCATGTTCATTCAGCCAAGCACACCGGTAGTCGTGGACGATCTGATCCGTGGCATGATCGTTCAGTCCGGCAATGATGCGTGCATCGCCTTGGCTGAGGGCATTGCCGGCAGCGAAGAAGAGTTTGTCCGGCGCATGAATCTGGAGGCTCAGCGTATGGGGATGAAAAGCACCCATTTCATGAACTCCACCGGGCTTCCTAATCCGCAGCACTACACCACTGCCCGGGATTTAAGCCTGCTGGCACGGGCGATCATTCGCGATTTTCCGGATTACTATCCGCTCTATTCGCAGAAGGAATTCAAATACAACAACATCAGCCAGGCCAACCGAAACCGCTTGCTGTGGCAGGATCCTACCGTCGACGGGATGAAAACCGGGCATACCGAATCTGCCGGTTTCTGCCTGATCGCGTCGGCAAAACGTGATACACGTCGGTTGCTTTCAGTGGTGCTGGGTACGACTTCGGAAAGCATGCGCGCCAGCGAGAGCCAGAAATTGTTGAATTACGGCTTCCAGAATTTTGACACTCACCACCTGTACCAGAAGGGCCAGGTCGTTTCCTCCCTGCCGGTGTGGAAGGGAAGCGAAAATATTCTCAAGGCCGGCGTTGCTCAGGATGTCTATGTTTCGCTGCCCAAGGGCCAATATGCGCGCCTCAAAGCCTCGCTGGTCAGCAAGCAGCCCTTGCTGGCACCACTTTCCGCTGGGCAGGAAGTCGGCACTATCCGTTTGATGCTGGATGATAAACCTTATGCCGACTACCCGCTGGTAGCGCTGGAAGGCGTGGCCAGGGCAAACTTCTTCAAGCGTAGCTGGGATGGTGTGAAACTGTGGTTCAAATGA
- a CDS encoding D-amino acid aminotransferase: protein MIYLNGQFMPIEEARVPVLDRGFIFGDGVYEVIPVYSRRPFRLREHLKRLQHSLDGIRLANPHSEDEWVRLIGELVERNEEEDQSLYLHVTRGVAKRDHAFPPGVAPTVFMMSNPLVTSTPELVESGVAVVSAVDNRWLRCDIKAIALLPNVLLRQLAVDAGAAETLLLRDGFLTEGAASNIFVVRDTVLLAPPKDNLMLPGITYDVILELAAAASLKTEVRRISEHEVRTAQELWLTSSTKEVLAITHLDDQPVADGRPGPLFRQMYPLYQDYKNTVMRKES from the coding sequence ATGATCTACCTTAACGGCCAATTCATGCCAATCGAAGAGGCTCGCGTACCAGTGCTCGACCGCGGTTTCATCTTCGGCGATGGCGTCTACGAGGTGATCCCGGTTTACTCGCGTCGGCCGTTTCGCCTGCGCGAGCATCTGAAACGCCTGCAGCACAGTCTGGACGGCATCCGTTTGGCCAATCCGCATAGCGAGGATGAATGGGTGCGCCTGATCGGTGAGCTGGTCGAGCGCAACGAAGAAGAAGATCAGTCGCTCTACCTGCATGTGACCCGCGGTGTGGCCAAGCGCGACCATGCTTTCCCACCGGGCGTGGCGCCGACGGTGTTCATGATGAGCAACCCGTTGGTCACTTCGACGCCGGAGCTGGTGGAAAGTGGCGTTGCCGTGGTAAGCGCGGTGGATAATCGCTGGCTGCGCTGCGACATCAAGGCAATAGCCTTGTTGCCCAACGTATTGCTGCGCCAGTTGGCGGTAGATGCAGGCGCTGCCGAAACCCTGCTGCTGCGCGACGGCTTTCTCACCGAGGGTGCAGCCAGCAACATCTTCGTGGTGCGCGACACTGTCCTGCTGGCGCCGCCGAAAGACAACCTGATGCTGCCCGGCATTACCTACGACGTGATCCTGGAACTCGCTGCGGCCGCATCCCTCAAAACCGAGGTGCGGCGCATCAGCGAGCATGAAGTGAGGACGGCGCAGGAACTGTGGCTCACTTCCTCGACCAAGGAAGTGCTGGCGATCACTCATCTGGACGACCAGCCTGTCGCGGATGGCCGGCCCGGTCCTTTGTTCCGCCAGATGTACCCTCTTTACCAGGATTACAAGAATACTGTGATGCGCAAGGAAAGCTGA
- a CDS encoding YbeD family protein yields MEERTTLLEFPCDFPIKIMGEAREGFADAMLELVLRHAPDFVAASTEMKASSSGKYVSLTCTITAVSQAQLDDLYREISSHPMVSMAL; encoded by the coding sequence ATGGAAGAGCGTACCACCCTGCTGGAATTCCCCTGCGACTTCCCGATCAAGATCATGGGCGAAGCGAGAGAGGGCTTTGCCGATGCCATGCTGGAACTCGTGCTGCGTCACGCGCCGGACTTTGTCGCAGCAAGTACGGAAATGAAGGCAAGCAGTAGCGGCAAGTACGTTTCCCTGACCTGCACCATTACCGCTGTTTCCCAGGCCCAGCTCGACGATCTGTATCGCGAGATCAGCAGCCATCCGATGGTGTCGATGGCGCTTTGA
- the lipB gene encoding lipoyl(octanoyl) transferase LipB — protein sequence MQDFTATRGPDTPDELWLLEHPPVYTLGLAGKPEHLLRATDIPVVKIDRGGQITYHGPGQIVIYLLLDLKRRNIGVKELVRRMEQAVIDLLAEYGTRAERLDKAPGVYVGNAKIAALGLRIKNGCCYHGLCLNVDMDLSPYAAINPCGYEGLAVTQCRNVGVTDNLEVIGEKLTVKLRQNF from the coding sequence ATGCAGGATTTTACCGCCACGCGCGGACCGGATACGCCCGATGAACTATGGCTGCTGGAACATCCGCCGGTCTACACCCTGGGCTTGGCGGGCAAGCCGGAACACTTGCTGCGCGCAACTGATATCCCGGTCGTGAAGATCGACCGCGGCGGCCAGATCACCTACCATGGGCCGGGGCAGATCGTCATTTACCTGCTGCTGGATTTGAAGCGGCGCAACATTGGCGTCAAGGAACTGGTGCGGCGCATGGAGCAGGCGGTGATCGATCTGCTGGCGGAATATGGCACCAGGGCCGAGAGGCTCGACAAGGCGCCGGGTGTCTATGTCGGCAACGCCAAGATCGCAGCCCTTGGGCTGCGCATCAAGAATGGCTGCTGTTACCACGGCCTGTGCCTGAACGTGGATATGGATCTGTCTCCGTATGCGGCGATCAACCCCTGCGGTTACGAAGGGCTGGCCGTGACGCAGTGCCGTAATGTCGGCGTTACCGATAATCTTGAGGTTATCGGTGAAAAATTGACTGTGAAATTGAGACAAAATTTTTAA
- the lipA gene encoding lipoyl synthase yields MAENRQTGAAKTARIPIKIVPSEPLRKPSWIRAQAPTSAKYQEIKQILRSRNLHTVCEEASCPNIGECFSHGTATFMILGDLCTRRCPFCDVAHGTPLPPDVEEPAQIGNSVAVMGLNYVVITSVDRDDLRDGGAGHFAACIRATREQSPHTRIETLVPDFRGRLEVALDALANDLPDVLNHNLETVPRLYKQARPGADYVHSLKLLQEFRQRYPNIPTKSGLMVGIGETDEEILEVMRDLRAHGVEMLTIGQYLQPTRHHLPVVRFVEPAQFDRFAAAAEEMGFSNAACGPMVRSSYHADQQAKEAGMGVNSHK; encoded by the coding sequence ATGGCTGAAAACAGACAAACCGGCGCTGCAAAAACCGCGCGCATCCCGATCAAGATCGTCCCTTCCGAGCCGTTGCGCAAGCCAAGCTGGATTCGTGCCCAAGCGCCGACCTCGGCCAAATATCAGGAGATCAAGCAGATCCTGCGCAGCCGCAACCTGCACACCGTGTGCGAGGAAGCGTCCTGCCCCAATATCGGCGAATGTTTCAGCCACGGCACCGCTACCTTCATGATCCTGGGCGACCTGTGCACGCGCCGTTGCCCGTTCTGCGACGTCGCCCATGGCACGCCGCTGCCGCCCGATGTTGAGGAACCTGCGCAGATCGGCAACTCGGTTGCGGTAATGGGCCTGAATTACGTGGTCATCACCAGCGTCGACCGCGATGACCTGCGCGACGGCGGCGCCGGCCACTTCGCCGCCTGCATCCGCGCAACTCGCGAGCAGTCCCCGCATACCCGCATCGAAACCCTGGTGCCGGATTTCCGCGGCCGGCTAGAGGTCGCGCTGGATGCGCTGGCGAATGATTTGCCCGACGTCCTCAACCACAACCTGGAAACCGTGCCGCGCCTGTACAAGCAGGCCCGTCCGGGCGCCGACTATGTTCATTCGCTTAAGCTGCTGCAGGAATTCAGGCAGCGCTACCCGAACATTCCCACCAAGTCCGGCCTGATGGTGGGGATAGGCGAAACCGATGAGGAAATCCTGGAGGTGATGAGGGATCTGCGCGCCCATGGCGTGGAGATGCTGACCATCGGCCAGTATTTGCAGCCGACCCGGCATCACCTGCCGGTGGTGCGCTTCGTCGAACCGGCCCAGTTCGACCGGTTCGCTGCAGCCGCTGAAGAAATGGGCTTTTCCAACGCGGCCTGCGGGCCGATGGTGAGGTCAAGTTACCATGCCGACCAGCAGGCGAAAGAGGCCGGAATGGGTGTTAACTCACACAAATAA